One genomic segment of Anguilla anguilla isolate fAngAng1 chromosome 2, fAngAng1.pri, whole genome shotgun sequence includes these proteins:
- the atg4da gene encoding cysteine protease ATG4D isoform X1, producing the protein MAYAMGVREGLGGNERPRCRRLAYCHRVVMNSVSPSAAQYLGGGMQDDGLAPRPERQRTPPWEPRGHFGHGAGPEASREAPGEPDEVDRLKAKLMSAWNNVKYGWSVKSKTSFNKTSPLILLGHSFVLNHEDEVERFRLAFVSRLWLTYRREFPQLEGSTLTTDCGWGCMLRSGQMLLAQGLLVHLLPPGWTWPDAQQLTDVDMEVMKPRSPSRAGGVPVPSFPGARTPNSAPRGRSEGKGGEVPRPDQRRRTESSRDGQAEATHRRVASWFGDHPQAPFGVHQLVELGKSSGKKAGDWYGPSIVAHILRKAVGKTAELHSLAVYVAQDCTVYKEDVVQLCDLSLSEGSPESGPGWKSVILLVPVRLGGESLNPAYIDCVKNILRLECCIGIIGGKPKHSLFFVGFQDEQLLYLDPHYCQAVVDVTQDNFPLESFHCSSPRKMNFNRMDPSCTIGFYAKSQKDFESLCSAVNVALSSSREKYPIFTFVEGQRQDYGLESQSGPSPNSPAHILPPGRPSRSGKRSSVDEFVFL; encoded by the exons ATGGCTTACGCGATGGGAGTGCGTGAAG GTTTGGGCGGCAATGAGAGGCCCCGCTGCAGACGCTTGGCCTACTGTCACCGCGTGGTAATGAACTCAGTGTCCCCCAGCGCCGCACAGTACCTGGGGGGCGGCATGCAGGACGATGGGCTGGCCCCCCGTCCCGAGCGACAGAGGACCCCTCCCTGGGAGCCCAGGGGCCACTTTGGGCACGGCGCGGGCCCGGAGGCCAGCCGGGAGGCCCCGGGAGAGCCCGACGAGGTGGACCGGCTCAAAGCCAAGCTGATGTCAGCCTGGAACAACGTCAAATACG GCTGGTCAGTCAAATCCAAAACCAGCTTCAACAAGACCTCCCCTCTGATCCTGCTGGGGCACTCCTTTGTGCTCAACCATGAAG ACGAGGTGGAGCGCTTCCGGCTGGCCTTCGTGTCGCGGCTGTGGCTGACGTACCGGCGCGAGTTCCCTCAGCTGGAGGGCTCCACGCTGACCACGGACTGCGGCTGGGGCTGCATGCTGCGCAGCGGACAGATGCTGCTGGCGCAGGGCCTGCTGGTGCACCTGCTGCCGCCAG gcTGGACGTGGCCAGACGCCCAGCAGCTCACCGATGTGGACATGGAGGTGATGAAGCCTCGCTCCCCGTCCCGCGCCGGGGGTGTTCCCGTCCCCTCCTTCCCCGGCGCACGCACCCCCAACTCGGCCCCGAGAGGCCGCAGCGAGGGAAAGGGGGGCGAGGTCCCGCGGCCGGACCAGAGGAGGCGTACCGAAAGCAGCCGGGACGGGCAGGCGGAGGCCACGCACCGGCGGGTGGCGTCCTGGTTCggggaccacccccaggctccgTTCGGGGTGCACCAGCTGGTGGAGCTGGGGAAGAGCTCGGGGAAGAAGGCTGGGGACTGGTACGGCCCCTCCATCGTGGCACACATACTCCG AAAAGCAGTGGGTAAGACTGCGGAGCTTCACAGTCTGGCTGTGTATGTTGCTCAGGACTGTACTG TGTACAAGGAGGACGTGGTGCAGCTGTGTGACCTGTCTCTGTCCGAGGGCTCGCCCGAGTCCGGTCCCGGCTGGAAGTCCGTCATCCTCCTGGTCCCTGTGCGGCTGGGCGGGGAGTCCCTGAACCCCGCCTACATCGACTGCGTCAAG AACATTCTCAGGTTAGAATGCTGCATTGGGATCATTGGTGGTAAACCCAAGCACTCGCTGTTCTTCGTTGGGTTCCAGG ATGAGCAGCTGCTGTATTTGGATCCACACTACTGTCAGGCTGTGGTGGATGTCACACAAGACAACTTCCCACTGGAG TCTTTCCACTGTAGCTCCCCCAGAAAGATGAACTTCAACCGCATGGACCCCAGCTGCACAATCGGCTTCTACGCTAAGAGCCAGAAGGACTTTGAGTCCCTGTGCTCTGCAGTGAATGTG GCTCTCTCGTCGTCCAGGGAGAAGTACCCgatttttacatttgtggaGGGCCAAAGGCAGGACTATGGGCTGGAGAGCCAAAGTGGGCCCTCTCCCAATTCCCCCGCCCACATCCTCCCCCCGGGCAGGCCGAGCCGGAGCGGTAAGAGGAGCAGCGTGGACGAGTTTGTGTTCTTGTGA
- the atg4da gene encoding cysteine protease ATG4D isoform X2, translating into MNSVSPSAAQYLGGGMQDDGLAPRPERQRTPPWEPRGHFGHGAGPEASREAPGEPDEVDRLKAKLMSAWNNVKYGWSVKSKTSFNKTSPLILLGHSFVLNHEDEVERFRLAFVSRLWLTYRREFPQLEGSTLTTDCGWGCMLRSGQMLLAQGLLVHLLPPGWTWPDAQQLTDVDMEVMKPRSPSRAGGVPVPSFPGARTPNSAPRGRSEGKGGEVPRPDQRRRTESSRDGQAEATHRRVASWFGDHPQAPFGVHQLVELGKSSGKKAGDWYGPSIVAHILRKAVGKTAELHSLAVYVAQDCTVYKEDVVQLCDLSLSEGSPESGPGWKSVILLVPVRLGGESLNPAYIDCVKNILRLECCIGIIGGKPKHSLFFVGFQDEQLLYLDPHYCQAVVDVTQDNFPLESFHCSSPRKMNFNRMDPSCTIGFYAKSQKDFESLCSAVNVALSSSREKYPIFTFVEGQRQDYGLESQSGPSPNSPAHILPPGRPSRSGKRSSVDEFVFL; encoded by the exons ATGAACTCAGTGTCCCCCAGCGCCGCACAGTACCTGGGGGGCGGCATGCAGGACGATGGGCTGGCCCCCCGTCCCGAGCGACAGAGGACCCCTCCCTGGGAGCCCAGGGGCCACTTTGGGCACGGCGCGGGCCCGGAGGCCAGCCGGGAGGCCCCGGGAGAGCCCGACGAGGTGGACCGGCTCAAAGCCAAGCTGATGTCAGCCTGGAACAACGTCAAATACG GCTGGTCAGTCAAATCCAAAACCAGCTTCAACAAGACCTCCCCTCTGATCCTGCTGGGGCACTCCTTTGTGCTCAACCATGAAG ACGAGGTGGAGCGCTTCCGGCTGGCCTTCGTGTCGCGGCTGTGGCTGACGTACCGGCGCGAGTTCCCTCAGCTGGAGGGCTCCACGCTGACCACGGACTGCGGCTGGGGCTGCATGCTGCGCAGCGGACAGATGCTGCTGGCGCAGGGCCTGCTGGTGCACCTGCTGCCGCCAG gcTGGACGTGGCCAGACGCCCAGCAGCTCACCGATGTGGACATGGAGGTGATGAAGCCTCGCTCCCCGTCCCGCGCCGGGGGTGTTCCCGTCCCCTCCTTCCCCGGCGCACGCACCCCCAACTCGGCCCCGAGAGGCCGCAGCGAGGGAAAGGGGGGCGAGGTCCCGCGGCCGGACCAGAGGAGGCGTACCGAAAGCAGCCGGGACGGGCAGGCGGAGGCCACGCACCGGCGGGTGGCGTCCTGGTTCggggaccacccccaggctccgTTCGGGGTGCACCAGCTGGTGGAGCTGGGGAAGAGCTCGGGGAAGAAGGCTGGGGACTGGTACGGCCCCTCCATCGTGGCACACATACTCCG AAAAGCAGTGGGTAAGACTGCGGAGCTTCACAGTCTGGCTGTGTATGTTGCTCAGGACTGTACTG TGTACAAGGAGGACGTGGTGCAGCTGTGTGACCTGTCTCTGTCCGAGGGCTCGCCCGAGTCCGGTCCCGGCTGGAAGTCCGTCATCCTCCTGGTCCCTGTGCGGCTGGGCGGGGAGTCCCTGAACCCCGCCTACATCGACTGCGTCAAG AACATTCTCAGGTTAGAATGCTGCATTGGGATCATTGGTGGTAAACCCAAGCACTCGCTGTTCTTCGTTGGGTTCCAGG ATGAGCAGCTGCTGTATTTGGATCCACACTACTGTCAGGCTGTGGTGGATGTCACACAAGACAACTTCCCACTGGAG TCTTTCCACTGTAGCTCCCCCAGAAAGATGAACTTCAACCGCATGGACCCCAGCTGCACAATCGGCTTCTACGCTAAGAGCCAGAAGGACTTTGAGTCCCTGTGCTCTGCAGTGAATGTG GCTCTCTCGTCGTCCAGGGAGAAGTACCCgatttttacatttgtggaGGGCCAAAGGCAGGACTATGGGCTGGAGAGCCAAAGTGGGCCCTCTCCCAATTCCCCCGCCCACATCCTCCCCCCGGGCAGGCCGAGCCGGAGCGGTAAGAGGAGCAGCGTGGACGAGTTTGTGTTCTTGTGA